A single genomic interval of Canis lupus dingo isolate Sandy chromosome 6, ASM325472v2, whole genome shotgun sequence harbors:
- the FAM234A gene encoding protein FAM234A encodes MDSKDLEAEIHPLRNEDKRLPETPGNPGHADEKLKSSPRQPRLSRCRTVVFFLSLFVCLFVVFVVSFIIPCPERPVSQGMWRIDYSAAVTYDFLATEDINRDRIQDVLFLYKNANGSNNFNLSCTDEGFSSPCTFVAAVSGASGSVLWERPAAQDGALVRCSVPQTQGSRMSSACILVGRPSSFVAVDLFTGETLWSQPPGFDRNTSDLSSLLQLPDVDADGAPDLLLLAQEDKEVSSYLYSGSTGRQIGHRGSLGVGGTAGSLLHVTRAGAHYILFPCPSSLCGCSVKGLHEAATGGASPLRRDLLWERMLNTTPHGPLGRSPGALRHLTHVPGKAGEDLLLVTSEACVLLDGQDLTPRWTFRTAQVFRKPILGHYKPDTPAVVIENGTGTNRQILLLDLGSGAILWNQALPGLPGDPQSASLPTADHRSAFFFWGLHELSELSGTNQTRPQDAQHSLYMFHPTLPGVLLELANISANIVSFQAVLFEPSRHAACVLLMGPAGPDTPGTVSVAKHKVQDLVPGSRVVRLAEGGPDTDQAVRDRFSRLRYRSEA; translated from the exons ATGGACAGCAAGGACCTAGAAGCCGAAATCCACCCCCTGAGGAACGAAGACAAGAGGCTGCCCGAGACCCCGGGAAACCCGGGCCACGCAGACGAGAAGCTGAAAAGCTCGCCCCGGCAGCCCCGCCTCTCCCGGTGCCGCACcgttgtgttttttctttcactgtttgtCTGCCTGTTCGTAGTGTTCGTGGTTTCGTTCATCATCCCGTGCCCGGAACGGCCCGTGTCGCAGGGGATGTGGCGGATAGACTACAGCGCGGCAG TCACCTATGACTTCCTGGCTACAGAAGACATCAACAGGGACAGGATCCAGGatgttctctttctttataaaaatgccAACGGCAGCAACAACTTCAACCTATCCTGCACCGACGAAG GCTTTTCCTCTCCCTGCACCTTTGTGGCTGCCGTGTCGGGGGCCAGTGGCAGCGTGCTCTGGGAGAGGCCTGCGGCCCAGGATGGCGCCCTCGTGCGGTGCTCCGTCCCACAGACGCAGGGCAGCAGGATGTCCTCCGCCTGCATCCTCGTGGGCAGACCCAGCTCCTTCGTTGCTGTGGACTTGTTCACAG GGGAGACCCTGTGGAGCCAGCCCCCTGGCTTTGACAGGAACACCTCCGACCTGAGCTCGTTACTCCAACTGCCCGATGTCGATGCCGACGGGGCCCCAGACCTGCTGCTTCTCGCCCAGGAGGACAAGGAG GTCAGCAGTTACCTCTACTCCGGCAGCACTGGACGCCAGATCGGCCACCGCGGCAGCCTTGGCGTGGGCGGGACCGCTGGCTCCCTCCTGCACGTCACCAGGGCAGGCGCTCACTACATCCTCTTCCCTTGCC CAAGCTCCCTGTGCGGCTGCTCTGTGAAGGGCCTGCATGAGGCGGCGACCGGGGGAGCGAGCCCCCTGCGCAGAGACCTGCTGTGGGAGCGCATGCTCAACACCACCCCCCATGGGCCGCTTGGGCGCAG CCCGGGAGCTCTCCGCCACCTGACGCACGTGCCAGGGAAGGCAGGCGAGGACCTCCTCCTCGTGACTTCGGAGGCCTGTGTGCTGCTTGACGGCCAGGACCTGACACCCCGGTGGACCTTCCGCACTGCCCAGGTCTTCAG AAAACCCATCCTTGGCCACTACAAACCTGACACCCCTGCCGTGGTCATCGAAAACGGAACCGGCACCAACAGACAG aTCCTGCTCCTGGACCTGGGCAGCGGGGCCATCCTGTGGAACCAGGCCCTCCCGGGCCTCCCTGGGGACCCACAGTCCGCCAGCCTGCCAACCGCAGACCACCGCTCGGCCTTCTTCTTCTGGGGCCTCCACGAGCTCTCCGAGCTCTCCGGCACCAACCAGACG AGGCCCCAGGACGCGCAGCACAGCCTATACATGTTCCACCCCACGCTGCCGGGCGTCCTGCTGGAGCTGGCCAACATCTCCGCCAACATTGTCTCCTTCCAAG CGGTCCTGTTTGAGCCGAGCCGCCACGCTGCCTGCGTCCTCCTGATGGGCCCGGCTGGCCCTGACACGCCTGGCACAGTCTCCGTGGCTAAGCACAAGGTGCAGGACCTTGTCCCGGGCAGTAGGGTGGTTCGCCTGGCGGAAGGCGGGCCTGACACTGACCAAGCTGTCCGGGACCGGTTCTCCCGCCTGCGGTACCGGAGTGAGGCATAG